Proteins found in one Methanobacterium sp. Maddingley MBC34 genomic segment:
- a CDS encoding ABC-type multidrug transport system, ATPase component (PFAM: ABC transporter), whose product MPVIEIKGLTKYYGKVKALNKVNITVNQGEIYGFIGPNGAGKSTTLRILLGLLRKNGGDVRVMGKDPWHDAVTLHRNLTYVPGEVNLWPNLTGGGGIDLVGRLRGGFTPERREELIKRFKLDPTKKCGAYSSGNRQKVALIAALVSDVDLYIFDEPTVGLDPLMEGVFRKCVKELKKAGKTVFLSSHILAEVEALCDRVSIIREGEIIETGTFQELRHLTRTSITVDTLKPITGMEEMGGVHNLSLEGNHAHFSVDAEKIDTIIKHLTHFGISSLLSAPPTLEELFIRYYGDEYTPMEEELI is encoded by the coding sequence TTGCCTGTAATTGAAATAAAGGGCCTGACTAAATATTATGGTAAGGTTAAGGCCCTGAACAAGGTGAATATTACAGTAAATCAGGGGGAAATTTATGGTTTCATCGGACCCAACGGGGCGGGTAAATCCACCACTTTACGTATTTTACTTGGTTTGCTTCGAAAAAATGGTGGAGATGTTCGGGTCATGGGAAAAGACCCCTGGCATGATGCCGTGACCCTCCACCGTAACTTGACTTACGTTCCAGGGGAAGTGAATTTATGGCCGAATCTCACTGGCGGGGGGGGAATTGATCTAGTTGGCAGACTGAGAGGCGGCTTCACCCCTGAACGTAGAGAAGAACTTATAAAACGTTTTAAATTAGATCCTACCAAGAAATGTGGAGCTTATTCATCTGGTAATCGGCAGAAAGTTGCTTTGATTGCTGCATTAGTTTCTGATGTGGATCTTTACATTTTTGACGAGCCCACGGTGGGCCTGGATCCTTTAATGGAAGGTGTGTTCCGAAAATGCGTCAAGGAACTGAAAAAAGCTGGTAAAACTGTTTTTCTTTCCAGCCATATCCTGGCCGAAGTAGAGGCACTTTGTGATCGGGTTAGTATTATCAGGGAAGGGGAAATAATAGAAACCGGCACCTTCCAAGAATTAAGGCATCTCACTCGTACTTCAATAACCGTGGACACGCTTAAACCCATAACTGGAATGGAAGAGATGGGCGGAGTGCACAATCTAAGTCTTGAAGGAAATCACGCCCATTTTAGTGTTGATGCTGAAAAAATAGACACCATAATTAAACATTTAACCCACTTTGGCATTAGTTCACTCTTAAGCGCCCCTCCAACCCTTGAAGAATTATTCATACGATATTACGGTGACGAATACACTCCAATGGAAGAAGAACTCATCTAG
- a CDS encoding Rhodanese-related sulfurtransferase (PFAM: Rhodanese-like domain) produces the protein MSKFITITPDSALDLIEKESEITILDIRPYDEFKKEHIPGAVNLDYDGHQFQSKVEKLDKDKNYLIYCKSGVRGGYFLQKMRESGFNGAYNILGGFVAWKISKLPLVAEE, from the coding sequence ATGTCAAAATTCATTACCATAACTCCAGATAGTGCCCTTGATTTAATTGAAAAAGAATCAGAGATTACAATACTGGATATACGGCCTTATGATGAGTTTAAAAAAGAACACATTCCTGGGGCAGTGAACCTGGATTATGATGGCCACCAGTTCCAGAGTAAAGTGGAAAAACTGGATAAAGATAAGAACTATCTGATCTACTGTAAGAGTGGTGTCCGGGGAGGATATTTCCTCCAAAAAATGAGAGAATCTGGTTTTAATGGGGCTTATAATATTTTAGGTGGTTTTGTGGCCTGGAAGATCAGTAAATTGCCACTGGTTGCTGAGGAATAA
- a CDS encoding malic enzyme (PFAM: Malic enzyme, NAD binding domain; Malic enzyme, N-terminal domain): METLDEQLQRAYHQYSLQADDLQKNIFLNNLYHTNETLFFRLIQEHIQEMMPIIYTPTAGLAIQHYSDEFRKPRGIYLSYPDREHVDEILDNWNDAEINLIVLTDSEQILGIGDQGANGIGISVAKLVVYTLCAGINPRRMLPIMIDVGTNNPRLLEDPFYLGWRHPRISSEEYHQFVETVINAIKEKFPQVFLQWEDFGKKNARYHLDRYQDVMCTFNDDMQGTGAVAMAALHNALKLTGTPLSHHRVLIYGAGTAGCGIADQIWEQLVKEGLNHQEAYNHFYLMDRQGLVTSNRDNIDYFKAPYTRSSTETDNWDPADDPTNLLDVVRNVQPTILIGTSTVQGAFNREVITTMASHVERPIIFPLSNPLTLVEAIPEDIIRWTEGRALVATGSPFSDVEFQGRSYPVSQCNNALIFPGLGLGIISCQAERVTSGMLDAATLELANSTDEDTRLLPEISQLQEVSKNIGVAVARQAILEGVARIRKDGDVTNLVKSNIWEPAYVPYKPLTMENSK, translated from the coding sequence GTGGAAACTCTGGATGAACAGCTTCAGAGGGCCTATCACCAGTACTCTCTCCAGGCAGATGACCTCCAGAAAAATATCTTTCTAAACAACCTTTACCATACCAATGAAACTCTTTTTTTCCGTCTTATTCAGGAACACATCCAGGAAATGATGCCCATTATATACACACCCACTGCAGGGCTGGCTATTCAACATTACAGTGATGAATTCCGGAAACCCCGTGGAATTTATCTTTCCTACCCTGACCGGGAGCATGTTGATGAAATCCTGGATAATTGGAATGATGCTGAAATTAACCTGATTGTTTTAACTGATTCTGAGCAGATACTGGGAATTGGTGACCAGGGAGCCAATGGAATTGGTATTTCCGTGGCTAAACTGGTGGTTTACACCCTATGTGCCGGTATTAACCCAAGGAGGATGCTCCCTATTATGATTGATGTGGGCACCAATAATCCCCGTCTACTGGAAGATCCTTTCTACCTGGGTTGGCGCCATCCCCGTATCAGCAGTGAAGAATACCACCAGTTTGTGGAAACAGTGATTAATGCCATTAAAGAGAAGTTCCCCCAGGTTTTCCTCCAGTGGGAAGATTTCGGGAAGAAAAATGCCAGATATCACCTTGACCGTTACCAGGATGTGATGTGCACCTTCAATGATGATATGCAGGGTACCGGGGCTGTTGCCATGGCCGCTCTCCATAATGCTTTGAAATTAACCGGAACCCCTCTATCTCATCATCGAGTGCTTATTTACGGGGCTGGAACTGCCGGCTGTGGTATCGCAGACCAGATCTGGGAACAGCTGGTCAAGGAAGGTCTCAACCATCAGGAAGCCTATAATCATTTCTATCTCATGGACCGTCAGGGACTGGTAACCAGTAACCGGGACAATATTGACTACTTCAAAGCACCCTACACCCGTAGTTCAACTGAAACAGATAACTGGGATCCTGCAGATGATCCTACGAACCTTCTGGATGTGGTGCGAAATGTGCAACCTACCATCCTTATTGGCACCAGCACAGTGCAGGGGGCTTTCAACAGGGAAGTTATAACAACCATGGCCTCCCATGTGGAAAGACCTATAATATTCCCATTATCCAATCCTTTGACCCTGGTGGAAGCCATACCAGAGGATATAATCCGATGGACAGAAGGACGTGCCCTGGTAGCCACTGGAAGCCCTTTTAGTGATGTAGAGTTTCAGGGAAGGTCTTACCCTGTTTCCCAGTGCAACAACGCCCTTATATTCCCTGGACTGGGTCTGGGCATAATCAGCTGCCAGGCCGAAAGGGTGACCTCAGGGATGCTGGATGCCGCCACCCTTGAACTGGCCAATTCTACTGATGAGGATACTCGACTGCTGCCTGAAATATCCCAGCTGCAGGAAGTGAGTAAAAATATTGGGGTTGCAGTGGCCAGACAGGCCATTCTGGAGGGAGTAGCCAGGATCAGGAAAGATGGAGATGTTACAAATCTGGTGAAATCCAATATCTGGGAACCAGCTTACGTACCATACAAACCACTAACTATGGAAAATTCCAAATAA
- a CDS encoding imidazoleglycerol phosphate synthase, cyclase subunit (PFAM: Histidine biosynthesis protein~TIGRFAM: imidazoleglycerol phosphate synthase, cyclase subunit), which translates to MLAKRIIPCLDCDLNVPHGRVVKGVEFKQIRYAGEPVELATKYYQDGADEIVFLDITASHERRETMADVINATTENVFVPICVGGGIRKPADYVNMLKAGADKCSTNTAAINNPDLINEASKVVGSQACVIGIDAKRRYIEDPKESDQHVIIETPQGYCWYDCSIYGGREFTGIDAVKWAMECQERGAGEILLTSMDRDGTKDGYDIPLNKTMSEMLDIPIIASGGGGNPEHIYEAFTKGKADAALAASIFHFDEYPVPVVKEFLKEKGVAVRL; encoded by the coding sequence ATGCTTGCAAAACGCATCATACCCTGCCTGGACTGCGACCTCAATGTCCCCCACGGCAGAGTGGTTAAAGGAGTGGAATTTAAACAGATCCGATATGCTGGAGAGCCTGTGGAACTGGCCACCAAATACTACCAGGACGGAGCAGATGAAATCGTGTTCCTGGATATAACCGCCTCACATGAGCGCAGGGAGACCATGGCCGATGTTATAAATGCAACCACCGAGAATGTGTTTGTGCCCATCTGTGTGGGCGGGGGTATAAGGAAACCCGCAGACTATGTGAACATGCTCAAGGCAGGGGCAGATAAATGTTCAACCAACACCGCAGCAATTAACAACCCAGATCTCATCAACGAAGCATCCAAGGTGGTGGGTAGTCAGGCCTGTGTCATTGGTATTGATGCCAAACGACGCTACATTGAAGACCCTAAAGAAAGTGACCAACACGTTATAATTGAAACACCCCAAGGTTACTGCTGGTACGACTGCAGTATCTACGGCGGAAGGGAATTCACAGGAATAGATGCGGTTAAGTGGGCTATGGAGTGCCAGGAACGGGGCGCAGGAGAGATTCTCCTCACCAGTATGGACCGGGACGGTACCAAGGATGGTTACGATATACCCCTCAACAAAACCATGAGCGAAATGCTGGATATTCCCATAATTGCCTCTGGCGGTGGAGGTAATCCGGAACATATCTATGAAGCATTCACCAAGGGTAAAGCAGATGCTGCTCTTGCTGCCAGTATCTTCCACTTTGATGAGTACCCGGTGCCTGTGGTGAAGGAGTTCTTGAAGGAGAAGGGCGTTGCAGTTAGACTCTAA
- a CDS encoding polyketide antibiotic exporter, which produces MVNKDDFAGTSAMTQLILRRDLRILPIFVIFMVIIVVGIAASFLDLYPDEAIRQAFFLQMQNNPTIVAFLGAVLDPSIGGLTAWRTGIPGTIVLGLISIFLMIRHTRSEERKGRLELLNSTRVGRQAALSAAFIVTYGLSILISFAIAAGLIGLGLSIESSLVLGLSMGVFGCLIAAISGVAVQLTESSGDARYITVGILVGFFVLRILGWDNGNTAWVSWLSPIGWVHHIRPFAGNELWVFGIFLIFITGLTVTAYWLSSKRDLGAGIINQRPGPAHGSLRLKNSLALAWMLHSGMLLFWIVIFALLGAMFGYTTQTVTDMINANPQFMSLMSQLGGNAGPGDSYFTFVLASLGEIFAVYAILATLKLRSQESKKYSEFILTSSVSRNDWAVSNLIFAVLGSALIMIIFGMVFGLSYGLNTGNLSTDLPRILAAVMAYLPAVWIFCGISMALFGWLPRFTSLSWATLGLIVTIDLLSGFYDLNPWIKNLSPYTNVPKLLAGDTLGWSLFLVLVVASLLILIGMVGYKRRDING; this is translated from the coding sequence ATGGTTAATAAGGATGACTTTGCCGGTACTTCAGCCATGACCCAGCTGATATTGCGTCGGGACCTAAGGATATTGCCTATTTTTGTAATTTTCATGGTTATCATAGTGGTGGGCATTGCAGCCAGCTTTTTGGATCTGTATCCTGATGAAGCAATTCGTCAGGCATTTTTTCTACAAATGCAAAATAACCCCACCATTGTAGCATTCTTGGGCGCAGTGCTGGACCCTTCCATTGGGGGACTTACCGCATGGAGAACTGGAATTCCCGGGACAATCGTGCTGGGACTTATTAGCATATTTCTCATGATACGGCACACCCGTAGTGAGGAAAGAAAAGGGCGTTTGGAGCTTTTAAATTCCACCAGAGTAGGTAGACAGGCAGCGCTGTCAGCAGCGTTCATTGTCACTTATGGATTAAGTATTTTAATTTCTTTTGCTATTGCAGCAGGCCTTATTGGATTAGGTCTTTCTATAGAAAGCTCATTGGTACTTGGTCTGTCCATGGGGGTTTTTGGTTGTTTGATAGCTGCCATTAGTGGAGTGGCGGTTCAGTTAACTGAAAGTTCTGGGGATGCCCGATACATAACCGTGGGTATTTTGGTGGGTTTCTTTGTGCTGCGGATTCTGGGATGGGACAATGGAAATACTGCATGGGTCTCCTGGTTATCCCCAATTGGCTGGGTTCATCATATCCGTCCCTTTGCTGGTAATGAGTTATGGGTATTTGGAATATTCCTTATCTTCATCACCGGATTGACAGTTACTGCCTACTGGTTATCCTCCAAACGAGACCTGGGCGCAGGGATAATAAACCAACGCCCAGGTCCCGCCCATGGATCTCTTCGCTTAAAAAACTCATTAGCACTGGCCTGGATGCTTCACAGTGGCATGTTACTCTTTTGGATAGTGATATTTGCTTTATTAGGAGCCATGTTCGGTTACACAACCCAGACAGTCACTGACATGATAAATGCAAACCCCCAATTTATGAGTCTTATGTCCCAGTTAGGAGGTAATGCCGGGCCTGGTGATAGTTACTTCACATTCGTATTAGCATCTTTAGGCGAAATATTCGCAGTTTATGCTATTCTAGCCACACTTAAACTACGATCTCAGGAGTCCAAGAAATATTCTGAATTCATACTTACCAGTTCAGTCAGTCGAAACGATTGGGCTGTTAGTAACCTCATATTTGCAGTATTAGGATCAGCGTTAATCATGATAATCTTTGGCATGGTTTTCGGATTGAGTTACGGTTTAAATACTGGAAATTTATCCACTGATCTCCCACGTATATTAGCAGCGGTAATGGCTTATTTACCCGCTGTATGGATATTTTGCGGGATCTCAATGGCATTATTCGGATGGTTACCTCGATTTACTTCATTGAGCTGGGCAACCCTGGGTTTGATCGTGACGATTGATTTATTAAGTGGATTTTACGACCTGAACCCCTGGATAAAAAATTTATCCCCCTACACCAATGTGCCTAAATTACTAGCAGGTGATACACTGGGATGGTCATTGTTTTTAGTCCTGGTGGTGGCATCCTTGCTTATATTAATCGGTATGGTGGGCTATAAGCGTAGAGATATAAATGGATAA